GATGGGGCATCGAGGGTGGAACACGCACCCCGCCGGCGGGTTCGCCGGGCTCGGCGGCTCCCCCGGCAGCACCACGCGCGCCCGCGTCGCCTCCTCTATCGGGTCCGGCAGCGGGATCGCGGACATCAGCGCCTGCGTATACGGGTGCAGCGGGTTGCTGAACAGCTCCTCGCTCTCCGCCCCCTCCACCAGCTTCCCCAGGTACATCACCGCCACCCGGTGGCTGATGTGCCGCACCAGCGACAGGTCGTGCGCGATGAACAGGTACGTCAGCCCGAACCGCTGCTGCAGGTCCTCCAGCAGGTTGATGATCTGCGCCTGCACCGACACGTCCAGCGCCGACACCGGCTCATCGCACACCAGAAGCTCCGGCTCGACCGCCAGCGCCCGAGCGATCCCGATCCGCTGCCGCTGCCCCCCGCTGAACTCGTGCGGGTACCGCCCCGCCATGTACGGGTTCAGCCCGACCAGCGACAGCAGCTCCCCGATGCGCGCCCGGTACGCGTCCCGCCCCTTCGTCAGCTTGTGCACCTGCAGCGGCTCGCCGATGATGTCCCCCGCCGTCATCCGAGGGTCCAGCGACCCGTACGGGTCCTGGAAGATGAACTGCACGCGGCGGTACATCGCCCGCATCGCGCCGCCCTTCAGCTTGATCAAGTCGTGCCCGTCGAAGAGGATCTGCCCCTTGGTCGGCTTCACAAGCTGCACGATGCTCCGAGCCATGCTCGTCTTCCCGCACCCGCTCTCCCCGACCAGCCCCAGCGTCTCCCCCCTCGCAATCGAGAAGCTAACATTGTCGACGGCCTTAACAGCCCCAACCTGCTTCTGAAACAGCCCGGAGTTGACCGGGTAATGCACCTGCAACTCCCGTATCTCTAACAACGCGGAGGCATTCGACGATGTGGTCA
This sequence is a window from Chloroflexota bacterium. Protein-coding genes within it:
- a CDS encoding ATP-binding cassette domain-containing protein, translated to MTTSSNASALLEIRELQVHYPVNSGLFQKQVGAVKAVDNVSFSIARGETLGLVGESGCGKTSMARSIVQLVKPTKGQILFDGHDLIKLKGGAMRAMYRRVQFIFQDPYGSLDPRMTAGDIIGEPLQVHKLTKGRDAYRARIGELLSLVGLNPYMAGRYPHEFSGGQRQRIGIARALAVEPELLVCDEPVSALDVSVQAQIINLLEDLQQRFGLTYLFIAHDLSLVRHISHRVAVMYLGKLVEGAESEELFSNPLHPYTQALMSAIPLPDPIEEATRARVVLPGEPPSPANPPAGCVFHPRCPIAIEECSAGEPELREVAPAHWVACIRA